From the genome of Vicia villosa cultivar HV-30 ecotype Madison, WI linkage group LG2, Vvil1.0, whole genome shotgun sequence, one region includes:
- the LOC131648729 gene encoding uncharacterized protein LOC131648729 yields MNQSVYTNELIKQLANKVDAIASRNKMLGTQILQVAQQQATTTAPTGIFPSQPQPNPKGHANAIILRSRKNLDGPVKETIEKEQSCAPPPPYKPLIPFPQRLAKSKTERQFKKFVELLKQLHITIHFLEAITQMPSYSKFLKEILSNKRKVNDGSTVTLTKECIVIIHNKMLPKLKDPGSFFIPCVVGNFVIDKALCDLGASVSLTALLICERLNLGSLKTTRMSLQLADRSVKYLVGIVDDVLLRISHLYIPTDLVVMEIKEDSNIPILLGRPFLTIIGVIIDVKQGKLTFEVGEEKIEYILS; encoded by the exons aTGAACCAGAGTGTTTATACAAATGAGCTGATCAAACAACTAGCAAATAAGGTAGATGCTATAGCCAGTCGCAACAAGATGCTTGGGACACAGATCTTGCAAGTAGCCCAGCAACAAGCAACTACTACTGCCCCAACTGGCATTTTTCCTAGCCAGCCACAACCTAACCCGAAGGGCCACGCTAATGCCATCATACTACGAAGTAGGAAAAACCTAGACGGCCCT GTTAAGGAAACGATTGAGAAGGAACAATCGTGTGCACCTCCTCCACCATATAAACCACTCATTCCATTCCCTCAAAGACTTGCTAAGTCAAAAACTGAGAGACAGTTTAAGAAGTTTGTAGAGCTCTTGAAACAGCTCCACATCACTATTCACTTTTTGGAAGCCATTACTCAAATGCCCTCCTATTCCAAGTTCCTTAAAGAGATATTATCCAATAAGAGGAAGGTTAACGATGGCAGTACTGTAACACTCACTAAGGAGTGCATTGTCATCATACATAACAAAATGCTACCAAAACTGAAAGATCCAGGGAGCTTCTTTATTCCCTGTGTAGTTGGAAATTTTGTCATCGACAAAGCACTTTgtgatttaggagctagtgtaaGCTTGACGGCTCTCTTAATTTGCGAGAGGCTAAATCTCGGAAGTTTAAAAACCACTAGAATGTCCCTTCAGTTGGCTGACCGCTCAGTCAAGTATCTCGTAGGTATCGTGGATGACGTTCTACTTAGGATCAGCCATTTATACATCCCTACAGACTTAGTAGTGATGGAAATAAAGGAAGACTCAAATATCCCGATTTTGTTAGGAAGACCCTTTTTAACCATCATAGGTGTGATAATTGATGTAAAACAAGGGAAACTTACTTTCGAGGTCGGTGAGGAGAAAATTGAGTATATTCTTTCCTAG